One Pseudoalteromonas sp. UG3-2 DNA window includes the following coding sequences:
- a CDS encoding PPC domain-containing protein: MVYYYDAPQGVSNVTFTMTGGSGDADMYVRKGEQPTTATWDCRPYRWGNDESCNQSDGGGRYWVMIRGYNAYSGVQLVANHN, translated from the coding sequence GTGGTTTATTATTACGATGCCCCTCAAGGCGTGAGCAATGTAACCTTTACCATGACTGGCGGTTCTGGTGATGCCGACATGTACGTGCGAAAAGGCGAGCAACCAACTACCGCCACCTGGGATTGTCGCCCTTATCGCTGGGGTAATGACGAAAGCTGTAATCAAAGCGATGGCGGCGGCAGATATTGGGTGATGATCAGAGGCTATAATGCATACTCTGGCGTTCAACTCGTTGCCAACCATAATTAA
- a CDS encoding RHS repeat-associated core domain-containing protein yields the protein MYMQARYYDPVIGRFYSNDPVDVMGHMATGDYVHGLNRYR from the coding sequence ATGTATATGCAGGCACGATACTATGATCCAGTGATTGGACGTTTTTATTCGAATGATCCAGTTGATGTTATGGGTCACATGGCAACTGGAGATTATGTTCACGGCTTAAATAGATATAGGTAA
- a CDS encoding RHS repeat-associated core domain-containing protein, producing MYDDLNRLTNVYGGNLIGKSTITYDGLGNIETYKSKDTDLAYSYNRANNRLSSITGTGTSGKYGNIQYDVRGNIKHNGAFGLSYNAANQMVSAKGNTFLYDGHNRRVKQVEAKGTSYSFYSQDGTLLYREKGDTLTGEGINYIYLGEKLIAKTGNVIPISTADSRQHYRPFGETLEEAKDDVGYTGHKFDKELGLSYMQARYYDPVIGRFYSNDPIDAYSHLDTENGIHGFNRYAYANNNPYKYTDPTGMSSYGAQRMSVTMAPNSKAAKANHASHTAPRSGSDTVKIAAGAALAATGNIPSGVILMGEGLSGESLSKEVASAITDDPKLAENLATTGDFLTGVKGVSNAGKNILKNIGSGTGSMTKGAIAAGGESAVLANDINEAVTKKNQIEELDK from the coding sequence GTGTATGACGATTTAAACCGTCTGACCAACGTGTATGGTGGTAATTTAATTGGTAAAAGTACCATTACTTATGACGGGCTGGGCAATATTGAGACGTATAAAAGCAAAGACACTGACCTAGCATATAGCTATAACCGAGCTAATAACCGATTAAGCTCTATCACCGGCACTGGCACGAGCGGCAAATATGGCAATATTCAATACGATGTACGCGGTAACATCAAACACAATGGAGCGTTTGGGCTTAGTTATAATGCTGCCAATCAAATGGTATCAGCGAAAGGAAATACCTTTTTATATGATGGGCATAACCGTCGAGTTAAGCAGGTTGAAGCCAAAGGCACGAGTTATAGTTTTTACAGCCAAGACGGTACCTTATTGTATCGTGAAAAAGGCGACACATTAACTGGAGAAGGCATCAATTATATTTACTTAGGGGAAAAGCTTATTGCTAAAACTGGCAATGTTATTCCAATCTCAACGGCAGATAGCCGCCAGCACTATCGTCCGTTTGGTGAAACGTTAGAGGAGGCAAAGGACGATGTAGGCTATACGGGACACAAGTTTGATAAAGAACTTGGTCTAAGTTATATGCAGGCACGATACTATGATCCAGTCATAGGTCGTTTCTACTCTAATGATCCAATTGATGCTTATTCTCATTTAGATACTGAGAATGGTATACATGGCTTTAATCGATACGCTTATGCGAATAACAACCCTTATAAATATACTGATCCAACAGGAATGAGTTCATATGGCGCTCAACGAATGTCAGTGACCATGGCTCCAAATTCAAAAGCAGCGAAAGCGAATCATGCTTCACACACTGCTCCAAGATCAGGTAGCGATACTGTTAAAATAGCCGCAGGAGCTGCTTTAGCTGCTACTGGAAATATTCCTTCAGGTGTTATTTTAATGGGTGAAGGTCTGTCTGGGGAGTCTTTATCTAAAGAAGTAGCATCTGCAATTACGGATGATCCCAAACTTGCTGAAAATCTAGCAACTACCGGAGATTTCCTCACTGGAGTAAAAGGTGTTTCAAACGCCGGGAAAAATATTCTGAAAAATATTGGTTCGGGTACAGGCAGTATGACAAAGGGCGCTATTGCGGCAGGGGGAGAGAGTGCAGTTTTGGCGAATGATATAAATGAAGCTGTTACTAAAAAAAATCAAATTGAAGAGTTAGATAAGTGA
- a CDS encoding RHS repeat-associated core domain-containing protein has protein sequence MPAESDWILHYKELGLSYMQARYYDPVIGRFYSNDPVGWTPKNPVMSFNRYLYVNNNPYKYTDPNGEFLNFAIGAIVGAAVEIGTQVLTEGKVNNWTKVGAMTVAGGVSSGLSIATKGLTVGQKVLTTAGNQTIETSSAATASLISDGLTGNHAGSLERAGDTALDTTAGAGKMTVRAGKTKLGALSNAVGLKAPSPNTGSKTLDAALNRGGEALQKAAEGTAASVINTELREDK, from the coding sequence ATGCCTGCTGAAAGTGATTGGATTTTGCACTATAAAGAACTTGGTCTAAGTTATATGCAGGCACGATACTATGATCCAGTGATTGGACGTTTTTATTCGAATGATCCTGTTGGTTGGACGCCTAAAAATCCAGTAATGTCATTCAACAGATACTTGTATGTAAACAATAATCCATATAAATATACCGATCCAAATGGCGAGTTTTTAAATTTTGCTATCGGAGCTATCGTTGGTGCTGCTGTTGAAATAGGTACGCAAGTTTTGACTGAAGGAAAAGTCAATAACTGGACTAAAGTCGGCGCAATGACAGTAGCAGGAGGCGTTTCTAGTGGCTTGAGTATTGCGACAAAAGGATTAACCGTAGGTCAGAAAGTTCTTACGACTGCTGGCAATCAAACAATCGAAACGAGTTCTGCTGCAACTGCTTCCCTAATCTCTGATGGACTCACAGGAAATCATGCAGGAAGTCTTGAGAGGGCTGGAGATACGGCTTTAGACACAACTGCTGGTGCAGGTAAAATGACTGTTAGAGCTGGTAAGACAAAGCTTGGTGCATTATCTAATGCCGTTGGTTTAAAAGCTCCTTCCCCCAATACGGGTAGTAAAACTTTAGACGCAGCTCTGAATCGAGGAGGCGAGGCTTTACAAAAAGCCGCAGAAGGCACCGCTGCTAGTGTTATCAATACTGAATTAAGAGAAGATAAATAA